The following coding sequences lie in one bacterium genomic window:
- the recJ gene encoding single-stranded-DNA-specific exonuclease RecJ, which yields MKWVLAETPDPELIKKFTLELSIPEAVAKVLGARKFSSTKELKTFFYPSLTDLSDPLLLPDMDKAVERILRALRTKERIVIYGDYDVDGITATALLYSVLSRFGADVTWYLPDRISEGYGLSQQGIDDAVSKGASLLISVDCGITGVDAVEYAKSRGIDCIITDHHEPAERIPDAVAVVDPKLIEDESVPFRDLSGVGVAYKLADALYDVLNEDKAELHQHLDLVGLGTIADIVPLTRENRILARFGLRTIEMTQKPGIKALLQTAGIWGNELSSWHIVFILAPRLNAVGRISDPELAFKLLVSHSMDEARKIAAILEDENKRRKDLDERIFAEAIELAERTMNPDDKAIVLVSDKWHLGVIGIVASRLVERYYRPVVLISTIDGVGKGSGRSIPSFHLLDALRSTGYLLTKFGGHKHAAGLCIEPDKIEKFKQEFLAYANEHLTQADLVPQLQIDAKISADEIDLNLVKWLELFAPYGPDNMRPIFLLEDVTIAGEPKIVGNNHLRFKIKNQKRLIDVIGFGFGSHKQRLLMSSRPINLAVVVEKNTYYGTPDVQLRLKDIKLGNWRLDMD from the coding sequence AGGTCCTTGGTGCACGAAAATTCTCTTCTACTAAAGAACTTAAAACATTTTTCTACCCGTCTTTAACTGATCTTAGTGACCCGCTTCTGCTTCCCGATATGGATAAAGCCGTAGAGCGTATTCTGCGAGCGCTGAGAACAAAAGAACGGATAGTTATATATGGCGACTACGATGTCGATGGTATTACTGCAACGGCACTTTTGTATTCGGTGTTAAGTCGTTTTGGTGCTGATGTTACATGGTATCTTCCTGATAGGATATCCGAGGGCTATGGTCTTTCGCAGCAGGGCATAGACGATGCGGTTTCCAAGGGGGCGTCGTTGCTTATTTCGGTGGATTGCGGGATTACCGGAGTCGACGCGGTGGAGTATGCAAAGAGTCGGGGAATAGATTGCATAATAACTGACCACCACGAGCCCGCAGAAAGGATACCGGATGCTGTGGCTGTTGTTGACCCGAAACTTATTGAGGATGAGAGTGTTCCGTTCAGGGACCTTTCCGGAGTTGGGGTTGCGTACAAGCTTGCAGATGCCCTCTACGATGTTCTCAATGAGGATAAAGCAGAGCTTCATCAGCATCTTGATCTCGTTGGACTCGGAACTATAGCCGACATAGTTCCACTAACGCGGGAGAACAGAATTCTTGCGCGATTCGGTCTCAGAACTATAGAGATGACGCAGAAGCCCGGCATAAAGGCATTGCTGCAGACCGCGGGAATCTGGGGTAATGAACTTTCGAGCTGGCACATAGTGTTTATCCTTGCACCGAGGCTTAATGCGGTGGGAAGAATAAGCGACCCTGAGCTGGCATTTAAACTTCTCGTAAGCCACAGCATGGATGAGGCACGAAAAATAGCCGCGATCCTTGAGGACGAAAACAAACGCAGAAAAGACCTTGACGAGCGAATTTTCGCTGAGGCTATTGAGCTCGCCGAAAGAACCATGAACCCCGACGACAAGGCAATAGTTCTTGTGAGTGATAAATGGCATCTGGGAGTTATAGGAATAGTAGCTTCGCGGTTGGTGGAAAGGTATTATCGTCCAGTTGTTCTCATATCTACTATAGACGGTGTTGGCAAGGGTTCTGGGCGAAGCATCCCATCGTTCCATTTGCTTGATGCGCTTAGGAGCACGGGTTATCTTCTTACCAAATTCGGGGGTCACAAACACGCTGCGGGGCTGTGTATCGAACCCGATAAAATAGAAAAATTCAAGCAAGAATTTTTGGCGTACGCGAATGAACATCTAACTCAGGCGGACCTTGTGCCACAACTTCAGATAGATGCCAAAATTTCCGCTGACGAAATAGACCTTAATCTCGTAAAGTGGCTCGAGCTTTTTGCACCATACGGTCCAGATAATATGAGACCTATTTTTCTCCTTGAGGATGTCACCATAGCTGGTGAACCAAAAATAGTGGGGAACAACCACCTGCGCTTCAAAATTAAAAACCAGAAAAGGTTGATAGATGTCATAGGATTTGGCTTTGGTTCGCACAAACAGCGTTTGCTCATGAGCTCGAGACCGATAAACCTTGCAGTGGTTGTCGAGAAAAACACATATTATGGCACACCTGATGTTCAATTGAGGCTCAAAGATATAAAACTTGGCAACTGGCGACTCGACATGGATTAA
- the hypF gene encoding carbamoyltransferase HypF: MKALIIKVYGVVQGVGFRPFVYRIANKFGISGFVRNESWGVRIFAQGEDEKIQNFLRSLRDEHPKAAVIESIETEETEPRKGVNSFVIEKSATADTIGLMPPDLATCDDCLSELFDPADRRYLYPFINCTNCGPRFTIVRKLPYDRPRTTMAKFNMCSDCRKEYENPLDRRYHAQPVSCAKCGPHYYLSIKNGKKFNNTNLIDSDAIEFAARLVSSGKIIAMQGIGGFHLICSARNDDAIARLREWKRRPTKPFAVMAANISSVKEIAHATQFEISQLSSPYAPIMLLRKRQENSISRLIAPGLSRIGVMLPYAPAHHMLFRMEAPDVIIATSGNRRDEPIAKDPEDAMTRLDIADAILWYDREIHNRVDDSVGFELDGELILMRRARGFTPSRYQLSVKCEPAVAFGADMKGGIAITDGKFIYPSQYLGEMEDPLAQDFLIETVNKFLEWLEIKPKAVIVDKHPDYHSRRLGIAFAKELGIPCFTVQHHKSHLWAVIAEQGIQEPVAAAIFDGTGYGDDGNIWGGEFFTASPEGTINRVGHVRIIPQPGGDAAAKKITRMALAYLIRIFGDDARKLSLPLFERITDRELEFVKRVVEQSKPPLTTSMGRFFDAAAAIAGVAFENDYEAEAPMMLESLAYPDITVKPYAYQVLEKEDLIELNFDPTLKELSRDTEKKKPKEEIATRFHLTVAHATAMVLGILSEKYGVRIAAVSGGVFQNKTLLWMLKKLLSGKIELVYPLLNPANDQGIAVGQIMAFALGQVEPLKS; the protein is encoded by the coding sequence ATGAAAGCGCTTATAATAAAAGTTTATGGCGTAGTTCAGGGGGTAGGATTTCGACCCTTCGTCTATCGTATCGCCAACAAATTTGGTATTTCTGGATTCGTAAGAAATGAGAGCTGGGGAGTGCGAATATTTGCCCAGGGAGAAGATGAAAAAATTCAGAACTTCCTAAGAAGCCTTCGCGACGAACATCCAAAAGCTGCCGTAATTGAATCTATCGAGACAGAAGAGACTGAACCTCGAAAAGGTGTAAATTCATTCGTTATCGAGAAATCAGCAACAGCGGATACGATAGGACTTATGCCTCCAGACCTTGCCACCTGTGACGATTGTCTTTCTGAACTCTTTGACCCAGCCGACAGAAGATACCTTTATCCTTTCATAAACTGCACCAATTGTGGTCCAAGGTTCACTATAGTTCGTAAACTTCCCTACGACAGACCTCGAACGACAATGGCAAAATTTAATATGTGCTCCGACTGCCGTAAAGAATACGAAAATCCTCTCGACAGGCGCTACCATGCTCAACCAGTCTCCTGCGCCAAATGCGGACCTCACTACTATCTAAGCATAAAGAACGGTAAAAAATTCAACAACACAAACCTTATAGACAGTGATGCCATAGAGTTCGCTGCGAGACTTGTTTCATCAGGCAAAATAATAGCTATGCAGGGGATAGGTGGTTTTCACCTTATATGCTCAGCACGCAACGACGACGCCATAGCACGACTTCGCGAATGGAAACGCCGACCAACGAAGCCTTTCGCCGTTATGGCAGCTAACATAAGCTCGGTAAAGGAAATAGCGCACGCCACACAATTTGAAATATCGCAACTAAGCTCACCTTACGCCCCCATAATGCTTCTCAGGAAACGCCAAGAAAACTCAATATCCCGCCTCATCGCACCTGGGCTGTCGAGGATAGGGGTTATGCTACCCTACGCACCGGCACATCACATGTTATTCAGAATGGAGGCACCAGATGTTATAATAGCTACATCCGGTAACAGGAGGGACGAACCGATAGCCAAAGACCCAGAAGATGCAATGACACGACTGGATATAGCCGACGCGATTCTATGGTATGACCGCGAGATTCACAACAGAGTTGATGATTCAGTGGGCTTTGAACTCGATGGTGAATTAATATTAATGCGCAGGGCAAGGGGTTTCACGCCGTCGCGATATCAGCTTTCGGTTAAATGTGAGCCTGCGGTGGCATTCGGTGCTGACATGAAAGGTGGAATAGCGATAACGGACGGCAAATTTATCTATCCATCTCAATACCTTGGCGAAATGGAAGACCCGCTCGCGCAGGATTTCCTTATTGAAACGGTGAACAAGTTTCTTGAGTGGCTCGAGATTAAGCCCAAAGCCGTTATTGTGGATAAGCATCCCGATTACCATTCGCGCAGATTAGGAATAGCATTCGCAAAAGAGCTTGGTATCCCCTGCTTTACCGTTCAACACCACAAATCCCACCTCTGGGCAGTAATAGCAGAACAAGGCATTCAGGAACCGGTTGCGGCAGCGATATTCGATGGCACCGGCTACGGCGATGACGGCAACATTTGGGGCGGGGAATTTTTCACTGCAAGTCCTGAGGGAACAATAAACCGAGTCGGTCATGTCCGCATTATTCCTCAGCCCGGCGGTGATGCAGCCGCAAAGAAGATAACAAGGATGGCGTTAGCGTATCTGATAAGGATTTTCGGCGATGACGCAAGAAAACTTAGCCTTCCCCTCTTCGAAAGAATTACCGACCGTGAACTCGAATTCGTAAAAAGAGTTGTAGAACAGAGCAAGCCCCCGCTTACTACGAGTATGGGACGATTTTTCGACGCTGCAGCCGCTATAGCAGGAGTAGCTTTTGAGAACGACTACGAAGCAGAAGCACCAATGATGCTCGAAAGCCTCGCTTATCCCGATATAACGGTAAAACCGTATGCGTATCAGGTGCTGGAGAAGGAAGATTTAATAGAGTTAAACTTTGACCCAACTTTGAAGGAACTTTCAAGGGATACTGAGAAGAAAAAGCCGAAGGAAGAAATAGCCACAAGATTCCATCTTACGGTAGCTCATGCTACTGCTATGGTACTTGGTATCCTGTCTGAGAAGTATGGAGTCAGGATAGCGGCTGTATCCGGTGGGGTCTTCCAGAACAAAACACTTCTGTGGATGTTAAAAAAGCTACTTTCAGGCAAAATAGAACTTGTTTACCCACTTCTAAATCCCGCAAACGATCAAGGAATTGCTGTGGGTCAGATTATGGCTTTCGCGCTGGGACAGGTTGAACCGTTAAAAAGTTGA